One Peterkaempfera bronchialis DNA window includes the following coding sequences:
- a CDS encoding deoxyribonuclease IV codes for MDVPPPTPQLPPPASPAAARNPVGAHVPVAGRGLVGTGLAYARKTGAEAVQVFVANPRGWATPAGDPAQDAAFRERCAHEGVPAFVHAPYLINFGSDNATTRERSTASLRHSLLRAHAIGALGVVVHTGSAVGTAPGGGSRYAEAMAQVREDVRPLLDELDRLGEDAPRLLLEPTAGQGRSLCSRLEQLAEYADALDRHPRVGVCLDTCHAFAAGHDLAAPGGVKEALDLLVAAVGEGRLGLIHANDSKDIAGARKDRHANIGAGHIGAEPFRELFTHPATRGVPLVVETPDHGSAGEGHAADVARLKALRTGP; via the coding sequence ATGGACGTACCGCCGCCGACCCCTCAGCTCCCGCCGCCCGCTTCGCCCGCCGCCGCCCGCAACCCGGTGGGGGCGCATGTGCCGGTGGCCGGACGGGGACTGGTGGGAACGGGCCTGGCGTACGCGCGGAAGACCGGTGCCGAGGCGGTGCAGGTCTTCGTCGCCAACCCGCGCGGCTGGGCCACCCCGGCGGGCGACCCGGCGCAGGACGCGGCGTTCCGGGAGAGGTGCGCCCACGAGGGCGTACCGGCCTTTGTGCACGCCCCCTACCTGATCAACTTCGGCTCGGACAATGCGACGACCCGTGAGCGGTCCACCGCCTCGCTGCGCCACTCGCTGCTGCGGGCGCACGCCATCGGCGCGCTCGGCGTCGTGGTGCACACCGGCTCGGCGGTGGGCACCGCACCGGGCGGCGGCTCGCGCTACGCGGAGGCGATGGCGCAGGTCCGGGAGGATGTACGGCCGCTGCTGGACGAGTTGGACCGGCTGGGCGAGGATGCGCCCCGGCTGCTGCTGGAGCCCACTGCGGGCCAGGGGCGCTCGCTCTGCTCCCGGCTGGAGCAACTCGCCGAGTACGCGGACGCGCTGGACCGGCACCCCCGGGTCGGCGTCTGCCTGGACACCTGCCACGCCTTCGCCGCCGGGCACGACCTGGCGGCGCCGGGCGGGGTGAAGGAGGCGCTGGACCTGCTGGTCGCCGCCGTCGGCGAGGGGCGGCTGGGACTGATCCACGCCAATGACTCCAAGGACATCGCCGGCGCCCGCAAGGACCGGCACGCCAACATCGGCGCCGGGCACATCGGCGCCGAGCCCTTCCGGGAGCTGTTCACGCACCCCGCGACGCGCGGCGTCCCGCTGGTCGTGGAGACGCCGGACCACGGGTCCGCAGGGGAGGGCCACGCGGCCGACGTGGCCCGGCTCAAGGCATTGCGGACGGGGCCCTGA
- a CDS encoding RluA family pseudouridine synthase gives MRRKPKVPPAPLPQRDGIDPVRLRLPAEGAWATVRDHLVDRLPAVDPERIDAMLRERAFVGVDGPIGPEAPFVPEAFLWFHRELPAEVPVPFAVQVLHRDEQLLVVDKPHFLATTPRGRHVAETALVRLRRDLGLPLLSPAHRLDRLTAGVAMFVVRPELRGAYQALFRDRLVRKEYEAVAPYRPGLELPRTVRSRMVKERGVIAAREVPGPPNAESRVELLERRGGLGRYRLLPSTGRTHQLRLHMSALGVPILGDPVYPVVLPEPAPDDFGQPLQLLARVLEFTDPVTGEPRRFESRSALGAWGSYPDWAAGRADRTAAPFA, from the coding sequence ATGAGACGCAAGCCCAAGGTGCCGCCGGCACCGCTGCCACAGCGCGACGGGATCGACCCGGTGCGGCTGCGGCTGCCCGCCGAGGGGGCGTGGGCGACCGTCCGGGACCATCTGGTGGACCGGCTGCCCGCAGTCGACCCGGAGCGGATCGACGCCATGCTGCGGGAGCGGGCCTTCGTCGGCGTGGACGGGCCGATCGGCCCCGAGGCGCCGTTCGTCCCGGAGGCGTTCCTCTGGTTCCACCGGGAGCTGCCCGCCGAGGTGCCGGTGCCGTTCGCCGTGCAGGTGCTGCACCGCGACGAGCAGCTGCTCGTGGTGGACAAGCCGCACTTCCTGGCCACCACACCGCGTGGCCGCCATGTCGCGGAGACCGCCCTGGTGCGGCTGCGCCGCGATCTGGGCCTGCCGCTGCTGAGCCCGGCGCACCGGCTGGACCGGCTGACCGCCGGGGTGGCCATGTTCGTGGTGCGGCCGGAGCTGCGCGGCGCCTACCAGGCGCTCTTCCGGGACCGGCTGGTGCGCAAGGAGTACGAGGCGGTGGCCCCGTACCGGCCGGGGCTGGAGCTGCCGCGCACGGTGCGCAGCCGCATGGTGAAGGAGCGCGGCGTGATCGCGGCCCGGGAGGTGCCTGGCCCGCCCAACGCGGAGAGCCGGGTGGAGCTGCTGGAGCGGCGCGGCGGCCTGGGGCGCTACCGGCTGCTGCCGTCGACCGGCCGCACCCACCAGCTGCGGCTGCATATGAGTGCGCTGGGGGTGCCGATCCTGGGCGACCCGGTCTACCCGGTGGTGCTGCCCGAGCCCGCTCCGGACGACTTCGGGCAGCCGTTGCAGCTGCTGGCCCGGGTACTGGAGTTCACCGACCCGGTGACCGGGGAGCCGCGCCGCTTCGAGAGCCGGTCCGCGCTCGGTGCCTGGGGGTCGTATCCGGACTGGGCGGCGGGGCGTGCGGATCGGACTGCTGCTCCTTTCGCGTGA
- a CDS encoding MFS transporter: MTTTGVAPAEAATTEPAPYRWRWAALFVILAAEVMDLLDAMVTNIAGPSMRADLGGGANTIQWLGAAYTLSMAVGLITGGRLGDIHGRKRMFLIGAVGFTAGSLLCAVAQSPEMLISARVVQGLFGAVMLPQGLGMIKEMFPPKEMQAAFGMFGPVMGLSAVGGPILAGWLVEADYFGTGWRMIFLINLPLGLAAVLGALRFLPDGRSPHPLKLDIPGMLLVSLAGLLVIFPLVQGREYDWPLWTFAMIAASAVVFAVFGWYESRRSRAGGDPLVVPSLFRKRGFSGGMIVGLVFFSGMNGFMLVFNLYTQLGLGYSTLRAGLAMVPWSAGMIVGFGLAQAVKRFGRRVLHGGALVMASGVFGIWITLESVGTGVTPWQLTPALLVTGIGMGLLMAPFFDIVLAGVEPHETGSASGTMTAVQQLGGAFGVALLGTVFLGLLGGGVGSAADDAAPALRSRLAAVQITGAAQDTLVRGVHDCTHDRAVAKDPAETPASCTRLEGDARAASTSPEAAAVVGKALEGTGRTAFQEGFGSAMKTILWVVDGMLLLTFLVAFLLPRKAREDEDALGH; this comes from the coding sequence ATGACCACCACCGGTGTTGCGCCCGCAGAGGCGGCAACCACCGAGCCCGCGCCGTACCGATGGCGCTGGGCCGCACTCTTTGTGATCCTGGCCGCCGAGGTGATGGACCTCCTCGACGCCATGGTCACCAATATCGCCGGCCCCTCCATGCGGGCGGACCTCGGCGGCGGCGCGAACACCATCCAGTGGCTCGGCGCCGCCTACACCCTCTCGATGGCCGTCGGCCTGATCACCGGCGGCCGCCTCGGCGACATCCACGGCCGCAAGCGGATGTTCCTGATCGGCGCCGTCGGCTTCACGGCCGGCTCGCTGCTCTGCGCCGTGGCGCAGTCGCCGGAGATGCTGATCAGCGCCCGGGTCGTGCAGGGGCTCTTCGGCGCGGTGATGCTGCCGCAGGGCCTCGGCATGATCAAGGAGATGTTCCCGCCCAAGGAGATGCAGGCCGCATTCGGCATGTTCGGCCCGGTCATGGGGCTCTCGGCGGTCGGCGGACCGATCCTGGCGGGCTGGCTGGTCGAGGCCGACTACTTCGGCACCGGCTGGCGCATGATCTTCCTGATCAACCTGCCGCTGGGCCTGGCCGCCGTGCTCGGAGCGCTGCGCTTCCTGCCGGACGGCCGATCCCCGCACCCGCTGAAGCTGGACATCCCCGGGATGCTGCTGGTCTCGCTCGCCGGGCTGCTGGTGATCTTCCCGCTGGTGCAGGGCCGCGAGTACGACTGGCCGCTCTGGACGTTCGCGATGATCGCCGCCTCCGCCGTGGTCTTCGCGGTCTTCGGCTGGTACGAGTCGCGCCGCAGCCGGGCCGGCGGCGACCCGCTGGTGGTGCCGAGCCTCTTCCGCAAGCGCGGCTTCAGCGGCGGCATGATCGTCGGGCTGGTCTTCTTCTCCGGCATGAACGGCTTCATGCTGGTCTTCAACCTCTATACGCAGCTGGGCCTCGGCTACTCGACGCTGCGCGCCGGACTGGCCATGGTGCCCTGGTCGGCGGGCATGATCGTGGGCTTCGGCCTGGCCCAGGCGGTGAAGCGGTTCGGCCGCCGGGTGCTGCACGGCGGCGCGCTGGTGATGGCGTCCGGCGTCTTCGGCATCTGGATCACCCTGGAGTCCGTCGGCACCGGCGTCACCCCCTGGCAGCTCACCCCGGCCCTGCTGGTCACCGGCATCGGCATGGGCCTGCTGATGGCCCCCTTCTTCGACATCGTGCTGGCCGGGGTGGAACCCCATGAGACCGGATCGGCCTCCGGCACCATGACGGCGGTGCAGCAGCTCGGCGGCGCCTTCGGCGTGGCCCTGCTCGGCACGGTCTTCCTCGGCCTGCTGGGCGGCGGCGTCGGCTCCGCCGCCGACGACGCCGCCCCCGCGCTCCGCTCGCGGCTGGCGGCGGTGCAGATCACCGGCGCCGCCCAGGACACCCTGGTCCGGGGAGTGCACGACTGCACCCACGACCGCGCGGTGGCCAAGGACCCCGCCGAGACCCCCGCCTCCTGCACCCGGCTGGAGGGCGACGCCCGCGCCGCGTCGACCTCCCCGGAGGCCGCGGCCGTGGTCGGCAAGGCCCTGGAGGGCACCGGCAGGACCGCCTTCCAGGAGGGCTTCGGCTCCGCCATGAAGACGATCCTCTGGGTGGTGGACGGCATGCTGCTGCTCACCTTCCTGGTCGCCTTCCTGCTGCCCAGGAAGGCCCGCGAGGACGAGGACGCCCTCGGCCACTGA
- a CDS encoding SPFH domain-containing protein, with protein sequence MGLMDRIRGEFIDIVEWTDDSRDTIVWRFPRYENEIKMGAKLIVRESQVAVFVNEGQIADVFTPGTYTLETQNLPLLATLKGWKYGFHSPFKAEVYFVTTRQFTDMKWGTQNPVIVRDAEFGMVRLRAFGAFAARVVDPAALLRELAGTDPQFRTEEVQEYLRQLIVGRLSNALATAGVPMLDLATRQDEIGARLAGVLTEELASVGIAVPKFIIENISLPPEVEAAIDTRSRMGIAGNLDQYTQFQAANAIGDAARNPGGGAGEGLGLGLGMAMGQRMAAGLAPQQAPAPVPAPAPAAGPPPLPQQEQWFIGVGGAQQGPYDSAALAGLVGAGTLNRTTLVWQNGMSGWLPAEQVPEVNRLFGSVPPPLPPQA encoded by the coding sequence ATGGGCCTGATGGACCGCATCCGCGGGGAGTTCATCGACATCGTCGAGTGGACCGACGACAGCAGGGACACCATCGTCTGGCGCTTCCCGCGCTATGAGAACGAGATCAAGATGGGCGCCAAGCTCATCGTGCGGGAGTCCCAGGTCGCGGTCTTCGTCAACGAGGGTCAGATCGCCGACGTCTTCACGCCCGGCACCTACACCCTGGAGACGCAGAACCTGCCGCTGCTGGCCACCCTGAAGGGCTGGAAGTACGGCTTCCACTCGCCCTTCAAGGCCGAGGTGTACTTCGTCACCACCCGGCAGTTCACCGACATGAAGTGGGGCACGCAGAACCCCGTCATCGTCCGCGACGCCGAGTTCGGCATGGTGCGGCTGCGGGCCTTCGGCGCCTTCGCCGCCCGGGTGGTGGACCCCGCCGCGCTGCTGCGCGAACTGGCCGGGACCGATCCGCAGTTCCGCACCGAGGAGGTGCAGGAGTACCTGCGGCAGCTGATCGTCGGCCGGCTCTCCAACGCCCTGGCCACCGCCGGGGTGCCGATGCTGGACCTGGCCACCCGGCAGGACGAGATCGGCGCCCGACTGGCCGGCGTCCTCACCGAGGAGCTGGCCTCGGTCGGCATCGCGGTGCCCAAGTTCATCATCGAGAACATCTCGCTGCCGCCCGAGGTCGAGGCCGCCATCGACACCCGCTCGCGGATGGGCATCGCGGGCAACCTGGACCAGTACACCCAGTTCCAGGCCGCCAATGCGATCGGCGACGCCGCCCGCAACCCCGGCGGTGGCGCGGGCGAGGGCCTGGGGCTGGGCCTCGGCATGGCGATGGGCCAGCGGATGGCGGCCGGTCTCGCCCCGCAGCAGGCACCCGCGCCCGTTCCCGCCCCCGCGCCCGCTGCGGGGCCGCCGCCGCTGCCGCAGCAGGAGCAGTGGTTCATCGGCGTCGGCGGCGCCCAGCAGGGCCCGTACGACAGTGCCGCCCTGGCGGGCCTGGTCGGCGCGGGCACCCTGAACCGGACCACCCTGGTCTGGCAGAACGGCATGTCCGGCTGGCTCCCGGCCGAGCAGGTGCCCGAGGTGAACCGGCTCTTCGGCAGTGTCCCGCCGCCCCTCCCGCCGCAGGCCTGA
- a CDS encoding sigma-70 family RNA polymerase sigma factor → MRGTGRSGPDVRTVAAARGGDRQALDALVADSLPLVYNIVGRALDGHSDVDDVVQETLLRVVRSLGDLRDPAAYRSWLVAIAVRQVRDHEQARRAARQRSADLDTADRVPDPASDFAAVTILRLGLTDQRREVASATRWLDGDDRALLALWWLEGTGELDRAELAHALGLSGRHTAVRVQRMKEQMETARTVVRALEARSGCPELRDLARSWDGVPSPLWRKRFARHVRGCGDCGRLGGDLLPMDRLLGGLPLLVPPVGAVLPQLAADPYGSPTPQTAPQAAPQAGLPAGPRSHRRRGVSRGTHAAGPRRVGRLAGAAAVAAVAAAVAGVLVAGHLTGSPAVRSVADGSATPRIAAEAPAAATSAQASATASPSPTASPTASADRKPSRSPSARTSSSAASAPPTAASPAARPKPAAPAPAVPVVSSAKKGVGVWTFPGSDQALAQSGAGWYYTWSAQHPGVNGPASVGFVPMVWGAASTDPATLAQAKAAGPYLLGFNEPDMGAQSNMTVDQALSLWPKLMDAGRILGSPAVAYGGDTPGGWLDRFMSGAASRGYRVDFITLHWYGGDFTTDAAVGQLRSYLQAVHDRYGKPIWLTEFALIDFSQGTRFPTAQQQAAFVTAATRMLDGLPYVQRYAWFGLGASDTEPSSGLFRSGPVATEAGRAFQAAR, encoded by the coding sequence ATGCGCGGAACCGGTCGCAGTGGACCCGACGTCCGGACGGTGGCCGCCGCCCGGGGCGGCGACCGGCAGGCGCTCGATGCGCTGGTGGCCGACTCCCTTCCGCTCGTCTACAACATCGTCGGGCGGGCGCTGGACGGACACAGCGATGTGGACGACGTGGTGCAGGAGACGCTGCTCCGGGTCGTCCGCAGCCTGGGCGACCTGCGCGACCCGGCGGCGTACCGGTCCTGGCTGGTGGCCATCGCGGTACGCCAGGTGCGCGACCATGAGCAGGCCCGCAGGGCGGCACGGCAGCGCAGTGCGGACCTCGACACGGCCGACCGGGTGCCGGACCCGGCGTCCGACTTCGCCGCGGTGACCATCCTCCGGCTGGGCCTCACCGACCAGCGCCGCGAGGTCGCCTCGGCCACCCGCTGGCTGGACGGCGACGACCGGGCGCTGCTGGCGCTCTGGTGGCTGGAGGGGACCGGGGAGCTGGACCGCGCGGAGCTGGCGCATGCGCTCGGCCTGTCGGGGCGCCACACAGCGGTGCGGGTCCAGCGGATGAAGGAGCAGATGGAGACCGCCCGCACGGTGGTGCGGGCGCTGGAGGCGCGGTCCGGCTGCCCGGAGCTGCGGGACCTCGCCCGCAGCTGGGACGGGGTGCCGAGCCCGCTCTGGCGCAAGCGGTTCGCCCGGCATGTGCGCGGCTGCGGGGACTGCGGGCGGCTCGGCGGCGACCTGCTGCCGATGGACCGCCTGCTGGGCGGGCTGCCGCTGCTGGTGCCGCCGGTGGGCGCCGTCCTGCCGCAGCTCGCGGCGGACCCGTACGGCTCCCCCACACCGCAGACCGCACCGCAGGCCGCACCGCAGGCCGGGCTGCCTGCCGGGCCGCGCTCCCATCGGCGGCGCGGTGTCTCCAGGGGCACCCACGCGGCCGGTCCGCGGCGGGTCGGCCGACTGGCGGGCGCGGCGGCCGTCGCGGCGGTGGCCGCCGCCGTCGCGGGGGTGCTGGTCGCCGGTCACCTGACCGGGAGCCCGGCAGTCCGGTCGGTTGCCGACGGCTCCGCGACGCCTCGGATCGCCGCCGAGGCACCGGCCGCCGCCACCTCCGCGCAGGCGTCCGCGACGGCCTCGCCGTCCCCGACCGCCTCACCCACGGCCTCGGCCGACCGCAAGCCCTCCCGTTCCCCCTCGGCGCGCACCTCGTCCTCGGCCGCGTCCGCGCCGCCGACCGCCGCCTCGCCCGCCGCCAGGCCGAAGCCGGCGGCCCCCGCACCCGCCGTGCCGGTGGTCTCCTCCGCGAAGAAGGGGGTCGGCGTCTGGACGTTCCCCGGCTCCGACCAGGCGCTCGCCCAGTCGGGCGCAGGCTGGTACTACACCTGGTCGGCGCAGCACCCGGGCGTCAACGGGCCCGCCTCGGTGGGCTTCGTACCGATGGTCTGGGGCGCCGCCTCCACCGACCCGGCGACCCTCGCCCAGGCGAAGGCGGCGGGCCCGTACCTGCTGGGGTTCAACGAGCCGGACATGGGCGCCCAGTCCAATATGACGGTGGATCAGGCGCTGTCGCTCTGGCCCAAGTTGATGGACGCAGGGCGGATCCTGGGCAGCCCGGCGGTCGCCTACGGGGGTGACACGCCCGGTGGTTGGCTGGACCGCTTCATGTCCGGCGCCGCCTCGCGCGGCTACCGGGTCGACTTCATCACGCTGCACTGGTACGGCGGGGACTTCACCACGGACGCGGCGGTGGGCCAGCTGCGGTCGTACCTCCAGGCCGTGCACGACCGGTACGGGAAACCGATCTGGCTCACCGAGTTCGCGCTGATCGACTTCTCGCAGGGCACCCGGTTCCCCACCGCGCAGCAGCAGGCCGCGTTTGTCACCGCCGCCACCCGGATGCTGGACGGCCTGCCCTATGTGCAGCGGTACGCCTGGTTCGGGCTCGGTGCCTCGGACACCGAGCCCAGCAGCGGCCTCTTCCGCAGCGGCCCGGTGGCGACCGAGGCCGGCCGGGCCTTCCAGGCCGCCCGCTGA
- a CDS encoding TetR/AcrR family transcriptional regulator yields the protein MSDALPQAPWERARRPPTPARVPLTRDRIVDAAFTVLDREGLDGLSMRQVAAELQVAVSALYAHVSAKDELLELMYNRMFVGYELPEPDPERWQEQVKDFARQGRARLLAHRDMARISMAHVPFTSELLPHVEQFLAMFRTAGLPDRISAVAGDVLSTYLDGFTLEEGIWTDRMRQEEDGDGTASWQQRKSEMQQYFAALPQDRFPHLTALAHLMADETQDQRFELGLEIIVRGLASYLDEPRD from the coding sequence ATGAGCGACGCACTGCCGCAGGCGCCCTGGGAGCGGGCACGCCGACCGCCGACCCCGGCCAGGGTGCCGCTCACCCGTGACCGGATCGTCGACGCGGCGTTCACCGTCCTGGACCGGGAGGGGCTCGACGGGCTGTCCATGCGTCAGGTGGCCGCCGAACTCCAGGTGGCCGTCTCGGCGCTGTACGCCCATGTCAGCGCCAAGGACGAGCTGCTGGAGCTGATGTACAACCGGATGTTCGTCGGCTACGAGCTGCCCGAGCCCGACCCCGAGCGCTGGCAGGAGCAGGTGAAGGACTTCGCCCGCCAGGGCCGGGCACGGCTGCTGGCGCACCGGGACATGGCCCGCATCTCCATGGCCCATGTGCCCTTCACCTCCGAACTGCTCCCCCACGTCGAGCAGTTCCTCGCCATGTTCCGCACCGCCGGCCTCCCGGACCGGATCTCCGCGGTCGCCGGCGATGTGCTCTCCACCTACCTGGACGGCTTCACCCTCGAAGAGGGCATCTGGACCGACCGGATGCGGCAGGAGGAGGACGGCGACGGGACGGCCTCCTGGCAGCAGCGGAAGAGCGAGATGCAGCAGTACTTCGCCGCCCTCCCCCAGGACCGCTTCCCCCATCTCACCGCCCTGGCCCACCTGATGGCCGACGAGACCCAGGACCAGCGCTTTGAACTCGGACTGGAGATCATCGTCCGTGGCCTCGCCAGCTACCTGGACGAACCCCGCGACTGA